The Glycine soja cultivar W05 chromosome 3, ASM419377v2, whole genome shotgun sequence genome window below encodes:
- the LOC114405433 gene encoding uncharacterized protein LOC114405433 encodes MRIISKVMILSLSIIMVLSGTTYSIFLESENHIKSATFVSRSFEVGPGKIASKALYDIEFPKGHIGVKSFDAELVDEDGNSVPLYETYLHHWFAIKYNENITMSRYIEQSHDISKGINYTRNDGACRGFMLPHYWGLGGESRGTSSNLPDPFAVEFGNPTNIPHGFKEKWLFDILAIDTRGAYSRKGCTECRCDLLNLPKDFYNVTRDINEQPLSLNYKGGLFCCKDNLQCKLRKGFHGPTRKLSLRYKIRWVDWDEHQVPLKFYILDTTDRVRTNGSSTIHDCQAEYTIPRIGHGDSPHVKKANIPMKKGGYLIYGTSHMHTGVVNATLYGQDGRVLCTSTPKYGTGKEAGNEKGYLVGMSGCYPKPGSVEIKDGEILTLETRYQNKFRTGAMGFFHIHLAEQLPNKDLKV; translated from the exons ATGAGGATTATCTCTAAAGTAATGATACTTTCATTATCAATAATAATGGTTCTCTCTGGCACAACATACTCAATTTTCCTAGAGTCTGAAAATCATATCAAATCGGCTACTTTTGTGTCTAGAAGTTTTGAAGTGGGACCAGGAAAAATTGCATCAAAAGCACTTTACGATATTGAGTTTCCAAAAGGTCATATTGGGGTCAAGAGTTTTGATGCCGAACTAGTTGATGAAGATGGGAATTCTGTACCTTTGTATGAAACCTATCTTCATCATTGGTTTGCAATAAAGTACAATGAAAATATTACCATGTCAAGGTACATTGAGCAATCTCATGACATTAGTAAAGGTATCAATTACACAAGAAATGATGGTGCATGCAGAGGCTTTATGCTTCCACATTATTGGGGCTTAGGTGGAGAATCAAGAGGAACATCCTCAAATCTTCCAGACCCTTTTGCGGTAGAATTTGGTAACCCTACAAATATTCCACATGGATTTAAGGAAAAATGGTTGTTCGACATCCTGGCTATCGATACACGTGGTGCATATAGTAGAAAAGGTTGCACAGAATGTAGATGTGACCTACTTAATCTTCCAAAGGACTTTTATAATGTCACAAGAGACATTAATGAGCAACCATTGTCCCTAAACTATAAAGGAGGACTTTTTTGTTGTAAAGATAACTTACAATGCAAATTAAGAAAGGGTTTTCATGGCCCAACGAGAAAGCTTTCACTGAGATACAAAATAAGGTGGGTTGATTGGGATGAACACCAAGTGCCACTTAAGTTTTATATACTTGATACAACTGATCGTGTGAGAACAAATGGCTCATCAACAATTCATGATTGCCAG GCAGAATATACCATTCCAAGAATTGGTCACGGTGACTCCCCTCATGTTAAGAAAGCAAACATCCCAATGAAAAAAGGTGGTTATCTTATATATGGCACTTCTCATATGCATACTGGTGTTGTCAATGCAACTCTTTATGGACAG GATGGAAGGGTTTTATGTACTTCAACACCAAAATATGGAACGGGAAAGGAAGCAGGAAATGAAAAAGGTTACCTAGTTGGAATGTCAGGTTGTTATCCCAAACCGGGCTCTGTTGAGATTAAAGATGGTGAAATTCTAACTCTAGAAACGAGATATCAAAACAAGTTTCGTACTGGAGCTATGGGATTTTTCCATATTCACTTGGCAGAACAACTACCAAACAAAGATTTAAAGGTTTAA